A genomic region of Synechococcus sp. NOUM97013 contains the following coding sequences:
- a CDS encoding class I SAM-dependent DNA methyltransferase, protein MSNFAMSTDINELSNEVIPLIPEDGRRVSNEEIQDALEKAAGEPVSDMTLKQIKARIIELGIAEAAKGPGGGLKAIGVETPSKTSSKKAEKKMATAKSTNSDKSLESWIWDAACSIRGAKDAPKYKDYILPLVFTKRLCDVFDDELDRIADEVGSRKKAFTLVDADPKLVRFYLPLRPEDPNQPVWSCIRKLTEQIGEGVTSHMRAIASSNPLLKGIIDRIDFNATTHGQRDLDDDRLSNLIEAISTKRLGLKDVEADIIGKSYEYLIRKFAEGGGQSAGEFYTPGEVGEIMARVLLPEPGMEIYDPTCGSGSLIIKCELAMQELQKATGVNNYAPLKLFGQEYVPETWAMANMNMIIHDMEGQIEIGDTFKNPKFRAEKSGKLRTFDRVVANPMWNQDWFTETDYDADELSRFPAGAGFPGKSSADWGWIQHMLASLDEQGRAAVVLDTGAASRGSGNAGTNKEKTVRQWFVDHDLIESVLYLPENLFYNTPAPGIVLFLNRDKPKNRQGQIFLVNASQIFEKGDPKNYIPEAGINRITATLIEWKEEEKLSRIVDLEELKTNDYNISPSRYIHTGDAETYRPIGEIVAELEAIEAEAKETDKALREILEQIGI, encoded by the coding sequence ATGAGTAATTTTGCAATGTCGACTGATATCAACGAGCTGAGCAATGAAGTTATTCCGCTAATCCCAGAGGACGGCAGAAGGGTCAGCAACGAAGAAATACAAGATGCGCTCGAAAAAGCAGCTGGCGAGCCGGTTAGCGATATGACTCTGAAACAAATAAAAGCTCGGATCATTGAGCTGGGGATAGCAGAAGCAGCGAAAGGGCCAGGGGGTGGACTCAAAGCAATTGGGGTCGAAACCCCATCCAAGACAAGCAGCAAAAAGGCAGAGAAAAAGATGGCCACAGCCAAGAGCACCAACTCGGACAAATCACTGGAATCATGGATTTGGGACGCCGCTTGCTCAATCCGTGGTGCAAAAGATGCGCCGAAATACAAGGACTACATCCTCCCGCTCGTTTTCACAAAGCGGCTCTGCGATGTTTTCGACGACGAACTTGACCGAATCGCGGACGAAGTCGGCTCCCGCAAGAAAGCCTTCACCCTGGTCGACGCCGACCCAAAACTCGTCCGCTTCTACCTCCCCTTGAGGCCAGAAGATCCTAATCAGCCGGTTTGGTCATGCATTCGCAAACTCACTGAACAGATCGGTGAAGGCGTCACATCGCACATGCGAGCAATTGCTAGCTCTAATCCACTGCTCAAGGGCATCATCGATCGAATTGACTTCAATGCCACAACCCATGGCCAACGCGACCTAGATGACGATCGCCTCTCCAATCTCATCGAGGCGATCAGCACTAAACGACTCGGCCTAAAAGACGTCGAGGCCGACATTATCGGCAAGAGTTACGAATACCTCATACGCAAGTTCGCTGAGGGTGGCGGCCAAAGCGCCGGCGAGTTTTACACCCCTGGGGAGGTCGGGGAAATCATGGCTCGCGTTCTCCTGCCCGAGCCTGGAATGGAGATCTACGACCCAACATGCGGATCTGGCAGCCTCATTATCAAATGCGAACTCGCCATGCAGGAGCTTCAAAAAGCCACTGGTGTAAACAACTATGCACCGCTGAAACTCTTCGGCCAGGAGTACGTCCCTGAAACCTGGGCCATGGCCAACATGAACATGATCATCCATGACATGGAAGGCCAGATCGAGATCGGCGACACCTTTAAGAACCCCAAGTTCCGAGCCGAGAAGAGCGGCAAACTCCGCACCTTCGATCGTGTCGTCGCCAATCCCATGTGGAACCAGGACTGGTTCACTGAAACCGACTATGACGCCGACGAACTCAGCCGGTTCCCAGCAGGCGCGGGCTTCCCCGGCAAATCCTCCGCCGACTGGGGCTGGATCCAGCACATGCTCGCCAGCCTCGATGAGCAGGGCCGGGCCGCCGTCGTCCTCGACACCGGGGCCGCCTCACGCGGCTCGGGCAATGCCGGCACCAACAAGGAAAAAACAGTCCGCCAGTGGTTCGTCGACCACGACCTCATTGAGAGTGTTCTTTACCTACCAGAGAACCTCTTTTACAACACCCCCGCCCCTGGCATCGTCCTCTTCCTCAATAGGGATAAGCCCAAGAACAGGCAGGGGCAGATTTTCCTGGTCAACGCCAGCCAGATCTTCGAGAAGGGCGACCCCAAGAACTACATCCCTGAGGCAGGCATCAATCGCATCACAGCCACCCTCATCGAGTGGAAGGAAGAGGAAAAACTCAGCCGCATCGTCGACCTCGAAGAGCTCAAGACAAACGACTACAACATCTCCCCAAGCCGCTACATCCACACAGGCGACGCCGAAACCTACCGGCCAATCGGGGAAATCGTCGCTGAGCTCGAGGCTATCGAGGCGGAAGCCAAGGAAACCGACAAAGCCTTGCGGGAGATTCTGGAGCAGATCGGGATATGA
- a CDS encoding DUF2973 domain-containing protein — protein sequence MLSGLFPLAYAAVATCLLLQAFRMMRLSSSAAKTPTDRTGLKTVHPELLDKNGEMTNEELWAVRFSHKEGVVFPEG from the coding sequence GTGCTTTCAGGCCTTTTCCCCCTTGCCTACGCCGCTGTTGCCACCTGTTTGCTGCTGCAAGCGTTCCGGATGATGCGCTTGTCGTCCTCTGCCGCCAAGACGCCGACCGACCGCACCGGGCTCAAAACTGTTCATCCGGAATTGCTGGATAAGAACGGCGAGATGACCAACGAAGAGCTCTGGGCTGTGCGCTTCTCCCATAAAGAAGGCGTCGTGTTCCCGGAGGGCTGA
- a CDS encoding restriction endonuclease subunit S: protein MNEWPDFQLPEDWTLVRIDELATTLKAGGTPSRKNKDYFGGEIPFVLIDDMTSSGIYLKSTKETLTQEGLNSCSAWVVPKNTVLLSMYATIGATVITTFPVATNQAILAIIPREDCDREYLSFCLQAHKSHLARLNVESTQKNINKGIVSSFSIPIPPLPEQKKIAYILSTVQQAIEAQERIIQTTTELKKALIHKLFTEGLRNEPQKQTEIGPVPESWEVVELGSLLAKQPQNGLYKPKKDYGAGTQILRIDDFSNDGDVVTHAGNVVALARTEIESYGLEIGDIVINRVNSLSHLGKTALVGKIDGEMVFESNMMRFSVDKLKVQNEYVFKFLNSPLCKKQIIGSAKRAVAQSSINQGDVKSILVPKPSLAVQAEIVAALNATEARTAHASDKTKVLRNLFRTLLHELMTAKTRVHELELSEEAVA from the coding sequence ATGAACGAATGGCCAGATTTCCAGCTTCCTGAGGATTGGACCCTCGTTCGGATAGACGAGCTTGCCACTACATTGAAGGCTGGCGGAACTCCTAGTAGAAAGAACAAGGATTACTTCGGCGGAGAGATCCCTTTCGTCCTGATTGACGATATGACAAGCAGCGGCATCTATTTAAAGTCGACTAAAGAAACTTTGACGCAAGAAGGCCTGAACTCCTGCAGCGCATGGGTAGTTCCTAAAAACACAGTCCTTTTGTCGATGTATGCGACGATCGGAGCGACGGTGATAACGACGTTTCCGGTCGCCACAAATCAGGCAATCCTCGCAATAATCCCTCGAGAGGACTGCGACAGAGAATATCTCTCCTTCTGCTTGCAGGCACACAAGTCGCATTTGGCTCGTCTAAACGTCGAATCAACCCAGAAGAATATCAACAAGGGAATCGTCTCCTCATTCTCTATACCAATCCCGCCACTCCCCGAGCAGAAAAAGATCGCGTACATACTTTCGACTGTGCAGCAAGCGATCGAAGCCCAGGAACGGATCATTCAGACCACCACCGAGCTCAAAAAGGCTCTCATACACAAGCTCTTCACCGAAGGCCTCCGCAACGAGCCCCAAAAGCAAACCGAAATCGGCCCCGTGCCAGAGAGCTGGGAAGTGGTGGAATTGGGGTCACTGTTAGCTAAACAGCCTCAAAACGGCCTCTATAAGCCAAAGAAAGACTATGGCGCAGGTACCCAAATTCTTCGAATCGACGACTTCAGCAATGATGGTGATGTCGTTACCCATGCAGGAAACGTCGTCGCGTTAGCTCGCACCGAGATCGAATCCTACGGATTAGAAATTGGCGATATTGTCATCAACCGAGTGAACAGCCTCTCTCATTTGGGCAAGACAGCCCTGGTCGGAAAGATCGACGGCGAGATGGTATTTGAATCGAATATGATGCGGTTCTCGGTCGATAAGTTAAAAGTTCAGAATGAATATGTATTCAAGTTCCTTAACTCGCCACTGTGCAAGAAACAGATTATCGGGTCTGCAAAGCGGGCGGTTGCGCAGTCAAGCATCAACCAGGGTGACGTCAAATCGATCCTCGTTCCCAAGCCTTCGCTTGCGGTGCAAGCTGAGATTGTTGCGGCACTAAATGCCACCGAAGCAAGAACGGCCCACGCGTCTGACAAAACCAAGGTCCTCCGAAACCTCTTCCGCACCCTCCTCCACGAACTGATGACCGCAAAGACCCGCGTTCATGAACTCGAACTTAGCGAGGAGGCCGTCGCATGA
- a CDS encoding DUF4268 domain-containing protein, protein MAVQLSTLQPIELREAWPHEALNFTPWLADNLHVLSDLLGMELELISTEHPVGSFNLDIYAKDLRSDEVVAIENQLERTDHTHLGQVMTYFSALEARKVIWIAKEIREEHRAVISWLNAHTQPEYAFFGVEVSTVRIADSPIAPVFTVVEKPNNWVRSIQQRSTSTSQETAERNQAFWQSAVEQDQELEGIYPEGVGPYASNHWLAIPRTYFILSLALTRDGVGWFVRGQLGSKDEETAAALGDHFSLLQQKLSCVPNKPYLSRWLKHDWSEPNAQSTLLEWLVAEKQKVLAAFADLSF, encoded by the coding sequence ATGGCGGTTCAACTATCAACGCTGCAGCCGATCGAACTCCGTGAGGCCTGGCCCCATGAAGCACTCAACTTCACCCCCTGGCTGGCAGACAACCTGCACGTTCTTTCAGATCTTCTCGGGATGGAACTGGAGTTGATCAGCACCGAGCATCCGGTGGGGTCCTTCAACCTCGACATCTACGCCAAGGATCTGCGCTCCGATGAGGTGGTAGCGATTGAAAACCAGCTGGAGAGAACTGATCACACCCATCTCGGCCAGGTGATGACCTACTTCAGTGCCCTCGAGGCGCGGAAAGTGATCTGGATCGCCAAAGAAATCCGCGAAGAACATCGCGCCGTGATCAGCTGGCTCAATGCCCACACGCAACCGGAATACGCCTTCTTTGGAGTGGAAGTGAGCACAGTGCGGATCGCTGATTCACCCATTGCTCCTGTGTTCACCGTGGTGGAGAAGCCCAACAACTGGGTTCGATCAATCCAACAGCGGAGCACATCCACCAGCCAGGAAACTGCGGAACGCAATCAAGCCTTCTGGCAATCCGCTGTGGAACAGGATCAAGAGCTAGAAGGCATCTACCCAGAAGGAGTAGGCCCTTATGCATCCAACCACTGGCTTGCAATTCCTCGCACATACTTCATCCTTTCCCTAGCACTGACTCGCGATGGAGTCGGATGGTTTGTCAGGGGCCAACTTGGAAGCAAGGATGAGGAAACAGCAGCTGCACTCGGCGATCACTTCTCACTCCTCCAACAGAAGTTGAGTTGTGTTCCGAACAAGCCCTATCTCTCCCGTTGGTTGAAACACGACTGGTCCGAGCCCAATGCCCAATCAACCCTGCTGGAGTGGCTGGTGGCTGAAAAACAGAAAGTGCTTGCAGCTTTTGCGGATCTGAGCTTCTAA
- a CDS encoding Coq4 family protein encodes MTTAQKHFARSSFSQGAAKLGISILQTAKQPERVFQHGRYFAIPGQTQLEKDVFERILAIPKVQEILANRPSQRWPDLEDMAAMPKGSLGWCVHRRLEKLGLSFLVDQSHIPESQTDKEFLLTRAGRLHEIHHTILGLPITVAGEAAATAFYASTGSNPSQIGILSSWMLRGAYEPSERRLIWDAIGFGIAVGQVVPELFSPRWEEGWERPITDWQDELKISKVLKTSPFQDEFANVYGFNLE; translated from the coding sequence ATGACCACAGCACAAAAGCACTTCGCACGCTCATCATTTTCCCAGGGTGCCGCAAAGCTCGGTATATCAATTCTGCAGACAGCCAAGCAGCCTGAAAGAGTCTTTCAACACGGCCGGTATTTTGCAATTCCAGGCCAGACCCAACTGGAGAAAGACGTTTTTGAAAGAATCCTCGCCATCCCAAAAGTTCAGGAGATACTGGCCAATCGACCGTCCCAACGATGGCCAGATCTTGAAGACATGGCCGCCATGCCCAAAGGCAGCCTTGGATGGTGCGTTCATCGACGTTTGGAGAAACTTGGGCTTTCTTTTTTAGTTGACCAATCGCACATACCAGAATCCCAAACCGACAAAGAATTCTTGCTAACCAGAGCTGGACGCTTGCATGAAATTCACCACACGATTCTTGGTCTTCCGATCACCGTGGCCGGTGAAGCTGCTGCGACCGCGTTTTATGCAAGCACTGGATCAAACCCCTCTCAAATCGGGATTCTTTCCTCATGGATGCTGCGTGGCGCCTATGAACCCAGTGAGCGCAGGTTGATCTGGGATGCCATCGGTTTTGGCATTGCAGTGGGCCAGGTGGTCCCTGAACTGTTCTCGCCACGCTGGGAAGAGGGATGGGAAAGGCCGATCACCGATTGGCAGGATGAATTGAAAATCAGCAAAGTCCTGAAAACCTCTCCATTTCAGGATGAATTTGCAAACGTCTATGGATTCAATCTCGAATGA
- a CDS encoding M48 family metallopeptidase, with amino-acid sequence MTTATKAAFKSRVHEWAQQLEVNVVWIGMRPMRNKWASCSTNGHLNFSIDLLNLDRSLWDYVIVHELLHFSVPNHGRLWKSLMRAHLGDWEQAEQELKRIASETITPNQRLNNDR; translated from the coding sequence ATGACAACAGCCACCAAAGCAGCTTTCAAATCAAGGGTTCACGAATGGGCTCAACAGCTTGAGGTGAATGTGGTGTGGATCGGCATGCGCCCGATGCGAAACAAGTGGGCCTCCTGCTCCACCAATGGACATCTCAACTTCAGCATCGACCTGCTCAACCTCGACCGTTCCCTTTGGGACTACGTGATCGTCCATGAACTGCTCCACTTCAGCGTTCCCAACCACGGGCGGCTCTGGAAGAGTTTGATGCGTGCTCATCTGGGTGATTGGGAACAAGCGGAGCAGGAGCTCAAACGCATCGCCAGCGAAACAATCACACCTAATCAAAGATTGAACAACGACCGATGA
- a CDS encoding type I restriction endonuclease subunit R, which produces MPTPGEHKTVQARILEYAEATGWSIVSREEAEQRRGFETNLPPAERAKGCSLFFDNLLVEKVREFNPRYSDGKGALLGEFQHLHNNIYGNQEFVEYLRNHGKFFDHEENRERDLILIDYDDPKNNVYEVTEEWAYDNGHYGTREDVVFLINGIPVLVIECKNASKDEAIALGVDQIRRYHRETPELFVPQQLFTATDAIGFSYGVTWNTVRRNIFNWKNKEVGNLEAKVKSFCAIPQLLAFLKDYIVFAEKDEELNKYILRQHQTGAVDAAIVRALQPERTRGLVWHTQGSGKTFTMIKTAERLFREKAADKPTVLLMIDRNELEDQMLKNLAALGLGNLEHASSIAKLNQLLKDDYRGIVVSMIHKFRDMPADLNTRSNIYVLIDEAHRTTGGDLGNFLMAGLPNATFLGFTGTPVDKTTYGKGTFKTFGCEDDKGYLHKYSIADSIEDGTTLPLYYQLAPNEMLVPHETLDEEFLSLAEAEGVADIEELNKILERAVNLKNFLKGKERIQKVAQFVAQHYRENVEPLGYKAFLVGVDREACAHYKHALDQVLPPEYSEVVYTGSNNDSALLKEFHLDPKKERQIRKSFCKLDQQPKILIVTEKLLTGFDAPVLYAMYLDKPMRDHTLLQAIARVNRPYENEAQEMVKPHGFVLDFVGIFDKLEKALAFDSEEINAIVKNLKLLMVLFQNKMEQKAPEYLALIEQNFNDKDVDTLIEHFRDPERRKEFFREYKAIEMLYEIISPDAFLRPFLDDFASLSAIYSIVRKAYTNTITVDREFQRKTNALVQEHISSQSFSNPLEPVLINSETIELIKAQQGGGGSKVINLVKSIEKFAEENSDDPFLIAMAERARLVQESFEQRQTSTSEALEALLQELEKNETRKHEQAEKGFDELTFFVYRTLLDAKVNNPEAVSIKIKAAFLSLPNWKRSENSLRELRKQITFAIYAECDELDQVTPIVDELFTLLEKADRIG; this is translated from the coding sequence ATGCCAACTCCCGGAGAACACAAAACTGTCCAAGCCCGGATCCTCGAATACGCCGAGGCCACCGGTTGGTCGATTGTGTCCCGCGAGGAAGCCGAGCAGCGGCGTGGCTTTGAGACCAACCTCCCTCCTGCCGAACGCGCCAAAGGCTGCTCTCTCTTTTTCGACAACCTGCTTGTCGAAAAGGTGCGGGAATTTAACCCCCGCTACAGCGACGGCAAGGGCGCATTGCTCGGGGAGTTTCAACATCTCCATAACAATATCTACGGCAATCAAGAATTCGTTGAATACCTGCGAAACCATGGGAAGTTCTTCGATCACGAAGAAAACCGCGAGCGCGACCTGATCCTGATCGATTACGACGATCCGAAGAACAACGTCTACGAAGTCACTGAGGAGTGGGCCTATGACAACGGCCACTACGGCACACGGGAGGATGTGGTTTTTCTCATCAACGGCATCCCTGTGCTGGTTATCGAATGCAAGAACGCCAGCAAGGATGAGGCAATCGCTCTCGGTGTGGACCAGATCCGTCGTTACCACCGCGAGACGCCCGAGCTCTTTGTCCCCCAGCAGCTCTTCACCGCCACAGATGCCATCGGCTTCTCCTACGGGGTTACATGGAACACGGTGCGGAGAAATATTTTCAACTGGAAAAACAAGGAAGTCGGCAACCTGGAGGCCAAAGTAAAGAGCTTCTGCGCCATCCCTCAGCTGCTCGCCTTCCTGAAGGATTACATCGTCTTCGCCGAGAAAGACGAGGAACTGAACAAATACATCCTTCGTCAGCACCAGACCGGCGCGGTTGATGCCGCCATCGTCCGTGCCTTGCAGCCAGAACGCACCCGCGGCCTCGTCTGGCATACCCAGGGCAGTGGCAAGACCTTCACCATGATCAAAACGGCGGAGAGACTGTTCCGAGAGAAGGCGGCCGACAAGCCCACCGTTCTCCTAATGATCGACCGGAACGAGCTGGAGGATCAGATGCTCAAAAACCTCGCCGCGCTGGGCCTAGGAAATCTGGAGCACGCCAGCAGCATCGCCAAGCTCAACCAGCTCCTGAAAGACGACTACCGAGGCATCGTGGTGTCGATGATCCACAAGTTCCGCGACATGCCAGCGGATCTCAACACGCGCTCAAATATCTACGTATTGATCGATGAAGCCCATCGCACCACTGGCGGCGACCTCGGCAACTTCCTTATGGCCGGCCTGCCTAACGCCACCTTCCTCGGCTTCACTGGCACCCCGGTGGACAAAACCACCTACGGCAAGGGCACCTTCAAGACCTTCGGCTGCGAAGACGACAAGGGCTACCTGCACAAGTATTCCATCGCCGACAGCATCGAGGACGGCACCACCCTGCCGCTCTACTACCAGCTAGCCCCCAACGAAATGCTCGTTCCCCACGAGACGCTCGATGAGGAGTTCCTCTCCCTCGCCGAGGCCGAGGGCGTTGCCGACATCGAGGAGCTGAATAAGATCCTCGAGCGAGCGGTGAACCTCAAGAATTTCCTCAAGGGCAAAGAGCGCATCCAAAAGGTGGCGCAGTTCGTCGCCCAGCACTACCGCGAGAACGTCGAGCCACTTGGCTACAAGGCCTTCCTCGTCGGCGTCGACCGCGAAGCCTGCGCCCACTACAAGCACGCCCTCGATCAGGTCCTTCCGCCTGAGTATTCCGAGGTCGTCTACACGGGCAGCAACAACGACTCAGCCCTGCTCAAAGAATTCCACCTCGATCCAAAGAAGGAGCGGCAGATCCGCAAGAGCTTCTGCAAGCTCGACCAGCAGCCCAAGATCCTGATCGTCACCGAGAAACTCCTCACCGGCTTCGACGCGCCTGTGCTCTACGCGATGTATCTCGACAAGCCGATGCGCGACCACACCCTGCTCCAGGCGATCGCCCGGGTGAACCGCCCTTACGAGAACGAGGCCCAGGAGATGGTGAAGCCTCACGGATTTGTACTCGATTTCGTTGGCATCTTCGACAAGCTCGAGAAAGCCCTCGCCTTCGATAGCGAGGAAATCAATGCCATCGTTAAAAACCTCAAGCTGCTGATGGTGCTGTTCCAGAACAAGATGGAACAGAAAGCGCCCGAGTATCTCGCACTCATCGAGCAGAACTTCAACGACAAGGACGTCGACACCCTCATCGAGCACTTCCGTGACCCTGAACGTCGAAAGGAGTTTTTCAGGGAGTACAAGGCGATTGAAATGCTCTACGAGATCATCTCCCCCGACGCCTTTCTGCGCCCGTTCCTAGATGATTTCGCTTCGCTTTCTGCGATTTACTCCATTGTTCGGAAGGCCTACACGAACACAATCACAGTGGATCGTGAGTTTCAACGAAAAACCAATGCACTTGTGCAGGAGCACATCAGCAGCCAATCCTTCAGCAACCCATTGGAGCCAGTGCTGATCAACAGTGAAACTATTGAACTGATCAAAGCCCAACAGGGGGGAGGCGGCTCCAAGGTGATCAACCTGGTGAAGAGCATCGAGAAATTTGCAGAAGAGAACAGCGACGATCCCTTCTTGATCGCAATGGCCGAACGGGCCAGGCTTGTGCAAGAGAGCTTTGAGCAACGGCAGACCTCCACCTCCGAGGCCCTCGAAGCACTGTTGCAAGAGCTTGAAAAGAACGAAACCCGCAAGCATGAGCAAGCGGAGAAGGGCTTCGATGAGCTCACCTTTTTCGTCTATCGCACCCTCCTTGATGCCAAGGTTAACAACCCCGAGGCCGTGAGCATCAAGATCAAGGCCGCTTTCCTATCCTTGCCTAACTGGAAGCGAAGTGAAAACTCTCTTCGAGAGCTGAGGAAGCAGATCACCTTTGCAATCTATGCCGAATGCGATGAACTGGATCAAGTCACACCGATCGTTGATGAGCTTTTCACCCTGCTAGAGAAGGCGGATCGCATCGGATGA
- a CDS encoding GIY-YIG nuclease family protein, which yields MKPSRPFALRLFVPSGQPEGMRIVEKTNWSGIGFVIPRSQLKEFTQRPEASRPGVYLLSGPGPEGGSDRVYVGEADPLGRRLEQHQAKEFWTTAFAFTSKDGYLNKAHAQHLEAQLIQLAEKAKRCRLENIVQGRSISLAEMDLAEANGFLEELLLCCPVLGFRAFEQPVRKTPTSDQKTFHLSGPDASGKGFESPGGFTVLKGAEARSEFVESTPANVIAARSELENQGVFIQSKGHLSLAQDYEFNSPSQAAVMLLARSANGRTNWKDMNGKTLKAYQDEAAAAATEAENL from the coding sequence ATGAAGCCCAGCCGCCCATTCGCGTTACGCCTATTTGTTCCTTCTGGCCAACCAGAAGGCATGCGCATCGTCGAAAAGACGAACTGGAGCGGAATTGGCTTCGTCATACCCCGCTCCCAACTGAAAGAGTTCACCCAAAGGCCAGAAGCCAGCCGTCCAGGCGTCTATCTACTATCAGGGCCAGGGCCTGAAGGAGGGTCTGACCGTGTATATGTCGGTGAAGCTGATCCTCTTGGCCGCCGTTTGGAACAGCATCAAGCAAAAGAATTCTGGACTACAGCTTTTGCATTCACATCGAAAGACGGTTACCTCAACAAAGCGCATGCCCAGCATCTTGAAGCTCAACTAATTCAACTTGCTGAAAAGGCAAAGCGATGTCGATTAGAAAATATTGTTCAAGGCCGCTCCATCTCCCTGGCAGAGATGGATCTAGCTGAGGCTAACGGCTTCCTCGAAGAGCTCCTACTTTGTTGCCCAGTGCTTGGGTTTCGCGCTTTCGAACAGCCTGTACGTAAGACACCAACATCAGACCAGAAGACATTTCATCTGAGTGGGCCAGATGCCTCTGGGAAAGGCTTTGAGTCGCCTGGTGGCTTCACCGTCCTTAAGGGTGCTGAAGCCAGGTCTGAGTTCGTTGAATCCACACCAGCAAATGTGATTGCAGCAAGATCTGAACTGGAGAACCAAGGCGTTTTCATACAGTCAAAAGGCCATTTAAGCCTTGCTCAGGATTACGAGTTCAACTCACCATCCCAAGCTGCTGTGATGCTTTTAGCCCGCTCAGCAAATGGACGGACCAATTGGAAAGACATGAATGGAAAAACTCTAAAGGCCTATCAAGATGAAGCTGCTGCAGCCGCGACCGAGGCAGAGAATCTCTAA
- the rmuC gene encoding DNA recombination protein RmuC, which translates to MAPTLLFITGVLAGLIAGFILSRMFGRSRSGDGSGEIRLLEERLLKADQGLAQFSQQLDAQSSELRAAQQQAQQASEQAAVSRTQLEGVSQERDALKAGHDTALAAMDQLRREKEKLTATMAEVAEKLRSQESQTQFLEQARTDLLTQFRSLSGQMLDGSREALLKSTKETVSEPFAKEVLQLRQQVEALQKDSNAKLTVLAETTRDLRQRSEDVQGAAQQLTSALRSPNVKGQWGEMNLRRILEFVGLIAYCDFDEQVHVGTDEGAYRPDCVITIPGSRRLIVDSKAPIESYLDALQANDQTQRDAALTEHLKKVRSHIDLLSKKNYAGKLSALGQVVDGVVLFIPVEGALSMALERDPQLLEYAFSKNIILTFPTSLLAILKGLAMTIQQAEIAKNIDEIQAQAVELHKRFSTFIDKFNDIGNQLNRLNKSFNAAVGSAQSRLLPQGRRFAELAGQSGEIDVSDQIDEVVREIQAGE; encoded by the coding sequence TTGGCTCCCACCCTTCTGTTCATCACCGGTGTGCTCGCCGGGTTGATTGCCGGCTTCATTCTCAGCCGGATGTTTGGCCGTAGCAGAAGCGGTGATGGCTCCGGCGAGATCCGGCTCTTGGAAGAACGGCTTCTGAAGGCTGATCAGGGCCTGGCGCAATTCAGCCAGCAACTTGACGCGCAAAGCTCCGAGCTCCGGGCGGCACAGCAGCAGGCGCAACAGGCGAGCGAACAGGCGGCGGTGAGCCGCACTCAGCTGGAGGGCGTGAGCCAGGAGCGGGATGCGCTGAAGGCTGGGCACGACACAGCATTGGCGGCAATGGATCAGCTGCGCCGTGAGAAAGAAAAGCTCACAGCAACGATGGCGGAGGTGGCCGAGAAGCTGCGGAGCCAGGAGAGCCAAACCCAGTTCCTCGAGCAGGCCCGCACGGATTTGCTCACCCAGTTCCGCTCGCTGAGTGGTCAGATGCTGGATGGCTCCCGCGAGGCGTTGCTCAAGAGCACCAAGGAAACGGTGAGCGAGCCGTTTGCCAAGGAGGTGCTGCAGTTGCGCCAGCAGGTGGAGGCGTTGCAGAAGGATTCCAACGCCAAGCTCACGGTGCTGGCGGAAACCACCCGAGATCTGCGCCAGCGCAGTGAAGACGTGCAAGGCGCAGCCCAACAGCTCACCTCCGCGCTGCGTTCGCCGAATGTGAAGGGCCAATGGGGGGAGATGAACCTGCGCCGGATCCTGGAATTTGTGGGCTTGATCGCCTACTGCGACTTCGACGAACAGGTGCATGTGGGCACTGATGAGGGTGCCTACCGGCCGGACTGTGTGATCACGATTCCCGGTTCACGCCGTTTGATCGTGGATTCCAAGGCACCGATCGAGAGCTACCTCGATGCGTTGCAGGCCAATGATCAAACCCAGCGGGACGCAGCACTCACCGAGCACTTGAAGAAGGTGCGCAGCCACATTGATCTGCTGAGTAAGAAGAATTACGCCGGCAAGCTCAGTGCCTTGGGCCAGGTGGTGGATGGGGTGGTGCTGTTCATCCCGGTGGAAGGTGCCCTGTCGATGGCATTGGAGCGGGACCCGCAGCTGCTTGAGTACGCCTTCAGCAAGAACATCATCCTCACCTTCCCCACCAGTCTTTTGGCGATCCTGAAGGGATTGGCGATGACGATCCAGCAAGCGGAGATCGCCAAAAACATCGATGAGATTCAGGCTCAGGCGGTGGAACTGCACAAGCGCTTCTCCACCTTCATCGACAAGTTCAACGACATCGGCAACCAACTGAACCGCCTGAACAAGAGCTTCAACGCAGCGGTGGGATCAGCGCAGAGCCGGTTGCTGCCGCAGGGCCGGCGCTTTGCGGAGCTGGCGGGCCAGAGCGGTGAAATCGATGTGAGCGATCAGATCGATGAGGTGGTGCGGGAGATTCAGGCGGGGGAGTGA